DNA sequence from the Huiozyma naganishii CBS 8797 chromosome 10, complete genome genome:
AGCTCCAGTCGCTGATGCTATGACGCCTGTAGCTGTTCCCAATCACGAAGACGATGCGCAATTTTCCAATTTGGCGTTGCATTTCGTGAACAATTCGTGTTTTCgatgtttttttcttgttaCTTTATTAGATGCGGTCACTATGTACGTATGATAAGTACTGTTGGGCGCTGCGACTGCAAGGCGCTGGGAACTCATCGCAGAGCAGAGTATACGTCAGACAGACCTGGGTCagtcctcgtcctcctcggCCTCTGCTCCAAATAGCATCATCATATCGAGATCGTTTTGGTCCAGCTGCGGCTCTTGGTCCGGCACGGTTCCCACGGTTCCCACGGTTCCCACGGTGTCCTGGTTCGGAGTGTTTTCTGCAGTAGCTGCTGCATTCGTGatctcctcttcctcctcctcttcctcctcctcgtcatcctcgtcttcatcatcctcattttcctcatcgtcctcttcctctAGCGGTGTTTCTGGTTTCGTTTCCAATGGCACTGTTCCTTGCTGCTTGTTGAGCAAGCTCTCACTGCTTTTCAGctgtttccttttcaacTCCATCTCTTTCTCGAGTTTCTTGATGTTGTCCACAAACCGCGACTTCAGTAGTGGGTTAGTAGCCTTTTCAGCTTTGCGCTTTGTGTGCGACAGAGTGGTCTCCAGCTCCTTCAGCTCGTCAATCAATAAATTAACATGCTGTCTGTGTTCATCCTTTTTAGGACGGCCTCCAGGgccttcctcctcttcatcatcgtcttcttcctcttcctcttcctcctcatcgtcttcgtcatcctcctcttcttcttcctcatctccCTCGTCTTCCTCTGCCACTTCCTCAACTTGTCCGTACTGTGGTTCTAAATTAGTAGTATCACCGTTCGAGGTTGGAAAGACGTTACTCTTTGTTGAAATGTCCAAACTTTTTTgctcgtcctcctcttcacTGTTGAAAGCAGCCTCCAAATCCAgttcatcctcgtcctccaTCATTGTGTCCGTATATGTTTCTATTAAATCTGCAGTTTGCTGTTGCggttgcagttgttgcacAGCGGGAGGAACCGGTAACATTTGCGTTTGGCTTGGAGTCGAGACAACACCAGTATTGCTGTTCAGTTCGCTCTCATGCAACAGATTGAAGTTCACCTCTTCCGCCTGGTCATCCTGATTTAGCAGTAACTCCACAACGTTTTCAACATAGTCAAACTCAGTTCCGGAAATCTTTCTGCGGAATCTCCTGTTTCGTACGTTGTATAAGGGGGGAGTTATTCCGTGTTTGTAATCATAAGTGTTACA
Encoded proteins:
- the TAF7 gene encoding TATA-binding protein-associated factor TAF7 (similar to Saccharomyces cerevisiae TAF7 (YMR227C); ancestral locus Anc_8.754), translating into MAVLKLKRSQDAGRKEENGPSKKIKIKTKLKVKNEDISAAKALPKPKVRISLKPKFKEENIPRSNPLKVKLNLKAKPEKESKCDVPKPPRLRLKPIRVPGEGYDSEASDIETDPLIESGIILRVLSDTQVDFVKNSIEAGDYSGISITWKDERHAIVNINGYQYGAVLVDLPTIVEVNKSVDRKNLLKTFDVCQMLVCIRIIDKEEEVFGLKVPDTEDLASKHFEEIEDEIERNKLQVFRQQHPTQIADAEQTHLKDIACNTYDYKHGITPPLYNVRNRRFRRKISGTEFDYVENVVELLLNQDDQAEEVNFNLLHESELNSNTGVVSTPSQTQMLPVPPAVQQLQPQQQTADLIETYTDTMMEDEDELDLEAAFNSEEEDEQKSLDISTKSNVFPTSNGDTTNLEPQYGQVEEVAEEDEGDEEEEEEDDEDDEEEEEEEEDDDEEEEGPGGRPKKDEHRQHVNLLIDELKELETTLSHTKRKAEKATNPLLKSRFVDNIKKLEKEMELKRKQLKSSESLLNKQQGTVPLETKPETPLEEEDDEENEDDEDEDDEEEEEEEEEEITNAAATAENTPNQDTVGTVGTVGTVPDQEPQLDQNDLDMMMLFGAEAEEDED